The Alnus glutinosa chromosome 3, dhAlnGlut1.1, whole genome shotgun sequence nucleotide sequence GGAGGAAGTTGTCACATCGTACTACCAGAATACATCTACAGTAATCGTTATCATCGAGCAGGCATTGTTAGTTTCTTTTCCCCCTCCGATCCTCTTTTatcttggttttctttttcttcttctttttgcatGCCTTTTCTGTAAAGGAGATAACGATGATAATAATGTTCTATTTCTCGAAGGGAGAGGAGCCCACTTGATTTCGATAAGCTCGATAGCTATATGTATCAGCTTAAGGGAAGTAGCTCAAGGTAAATATGTTTAAACAAAATAACAGTACTTAAGATTTATCGAAGTTTTCTGTGTTGGGCTCAACCGTTCAACACATAACATTAACATTAATGTTCTCtatctcaatttttattttatttttaattattattggtGCAGCTTTGGAGCCAAAAAGGTGAAAGCCGAGTGTACACTGTTCAGGGAATATTGTAGggcaaaaaatgaagaagggtAATTCATCTTCCAACTTAATtaattccttaattaattatcttCACGATACTCTCCATGCATGGAGACTGTCAAGTTTGAAAAAGCTTTAtctaaattttatatatgttaGAGCCTCTAGACTAGGTGGTAAAGTAATCTGTCCTAGTTGTTCAAGGATCGATATTAATTCAGAGGTTCAAAATCATGCCCCCATTTGACGTCACATAATTGGATTATTAAGTAATAATCATTGTGTTGCATGAACAAGACAGATGCATGAGGACTTTCCAACAACTGAAGAAAGAATATGCCAGCCTAAAGAGGAAACTTGAAGCTTACTTTCAGGTGAATGGGATTCTATAGAATTTATGtcaattttattcattaaaaaaaaaaaaaaaaacagtattaATTGCTTTTACTCCTAATTATTCAGATAGCAAGACAACCTGGGCTCACCGCGACAGCATCTCGACCCAAGTAAGGAATTGACAGAAGGAAGGCTGATAAGGATTCTATCTGTTAAATTATCAAGTTTGATCGAGGAATTTGTACTTTTCATATGTACAAATTCACGAAGTGAATGTTTTGTAACCTACTTTATAGATATCTTAATtacctaataaataaaaatgatgcgGAAGTTTTGCTGTCTATACTACtatcagggacggagccagaaattcttatgggcaggggtcaatggccaaaaaaaaaattttgttagaggctaaataagctaaatttttacttttaccttatatttttataattttttagaaaaaaaaaaaaaaaaaaattctacctaataatctttttttttttttagaaaattgtggggaggggggggccaggcccctgccagcccccccttcCCTCCGTCTCTGACTACTATACTTTGATGCAATAATATGCAGGGGTGACATTTCGTGTTTGCATGTTGGTTTTAGGTCGTGCATGTGGAAATATGGGTATAACCGTATAAGTAGGAGTATATATGCAGATGTGGTTATTTGCAATATTTACAACCACGTACATCCGCAAAATGCATATATCACTTTTGGATCTCCGCATGCATCCACATCATGTTATACGAGAAAGCAACACAACCAGtcaaaccaatgtaaacatatTATATACCTAattcaaaacgacgttgttttaatgaatttataaaatataatatatataagaaatatatattatatataaagggtttGAGGATGCGGTTAATAACAGCATCTACATACCCATAAACAGCTATCCGCATCCGTATGTGCGGATAGTCGTTTTTGCTAACCTTATCCGCATGTGCGGATATTTGTAGATAGCGAATGCGAGCAGATATTATCTGCCCGCATGTACACCCttagatataagactatataggtaaACTCTAACCCGACCcaattaattaaacgggtcaaattcCTCAACCCTAactctctaattttgtattgggttcatGTCGGGTTCGcaagtcatgtcaaaaattgtctgCTATTATGTCAGGTGTTGGGTTGGAGTCGTGTCAAAGCATGGCCGGGTATAAGACTATTTAGGTCAATcataacccgacccatttaattaaacgggtaaGACTTCTCAACCttaatcctttaattttatgttgggtTCTTATCAAATTAACAGACCGTATAAAAAATTGCTAGCTTTAATAATATGTATGCGCATCAAAACGGAGAGtccaacaaaaaaatagtaatataatcTTTTAAGTAGAAGATGTCATTGAATGccataataaaaagtgaaatacAAATTCATGATTCTATTATGACGTTACCACCAGACACATGAGtggaaatagttattccattaacaacttttattattattttaaattactaaaaatagCTATTCCCTGATATTCTCATTCCTTCAATTTGTTAACTTATACTCATTCACTCACATTTACTGTTGCagataaagaaattattaaaggTTAAATGTTGTGTGACTTTTGAATTATACATGACAGTAATTGGATTAAATGCGTTAGTAACTGAAGGAAGTTCAAATTAATGTCTTGTGACTTTTGAACTACGAAACAATAGCTGGCTTAAGGAATGCGTAATTGAAGGAAGTTGATCATgttgtttaaagtttaaattgTAACATTTAGTACTGCCACTTTattgtatatgaaaataaaattagactCCTAATATTAACCGCAACCAAGCATGCaatcaaatatgtaaagcaataaagagatagacacaaatatttggttacgaagtggaaatctttgtaccaaagagaaaaatcactccggggcagccaaacccagaaaatcaacTAActgaagaaatagctagttacaagacagtcgTACTCACAAAATCTTtacagtagtcgtaccttgaactctaacaagtacCTATACTTGAATGCCTCTCTATCAAACCCGTCTGTagagttcttcaattgatcCATTAACTAAAActaggggtgagcatggggcggggggttcccccttttttggccccgccctgCACCCCTGCGGGTTCCTTAAAGTGGACCTGTAAACCACACAGAAATGAAGAACCCGTGCGGTGCGGGGTGATGCGGGGCGGGGATGTGCCGGGGgtggggggggtggggtgggtTTTCTCAGAAACAAGCAACCAACCAAACAAATCAACGATTTTCTCATGAACCAAACAAAACATAGTGAAATTTAAGCAACAGAGAAACACCAACTTACGGTTCGACGAGGAACGGAGGACGCAATTGCAATCGACTAGTCGGAACAGTGATGCCACGCCCGTCGCTCTCCATGGTCGCTATTCCGCAAACTCTAGAAGAACTGAAGaaccagaagaagaagaagaataagtgGAGGAGCGAGTGAGAAAGACCAAAAGCCGGTGTCTGTAAAGAGATGGGCgaagaagatgaggaaaatgaaagaagattctagagactagagagagaccgagagctAGCCTAAACGCACCATATGCGTGGCCCGTGGGAGTTGTTCTCAATTgttctttatttgtttatttccaCCCTTTCCTAAACGCACCGTATCAATATGCAGCCTGATAATGTCCATCAAACGACCAAACACACTGTTTGGAGTGGGTGAGTTGTTAACAGCTGTAGCATGCCTGTAAAACACTTTGAAATGTATCTCACTATCTcaaccttcattttttttttttttgagaaaatgtatCTCAGCCTTTAGATTACCCACGTGGCTtcgtctctttcttttcctttcaaagTTTCAGGTTTCAGTGTGTTTCACTTTCATCGTTTCAAACTTTCAGTTTCAGGTTTCATCTTCTTTTGATCTCTTCGCAAATCTCAGCCGCTGTCCAGGCCCGTCCTCCTCCAATCCTCCTCAGTCATCAGAGCCAAAGAATCCAAAGCTAGTATTActaatgaagatgaagaaagggtGACTCGTGAGGGACAGCCGGAGTCGTTGAAGTCGCCGGACAGGGgggttaggattttttatttttcggtgtttaggTTTATCTGGGGAGGTGCGGGGATCCGGTGTtgaaaaaatcctaaacccgTGCCCCACCCCTCCCTGCACGGTTTGGCAAAAATCGAACCCGTGCTTGCAAATATCAACGTAAAAACCGGTAGGGGCGGTGAAGGGTGGTGTGGTTCATGCGGGTCGGTGCAGGGATGTGCGATTTTTGCTTAGTCCTAACTAGAACTTCTCTTTAGTTAGACTTCAAACGGTTGAACAGTTACAACACAAATAACTCTAAGAGAAATAGTACATAaaacaatttctacctaaactctattctcttagcacactggaattttattcaaaattcttaaagaaacaatgcgtagaagcccctttaaataggctttagaaatcataattctactcaaatttgaatttctttttggtGGCGTTCGGGCAGGCAACAACAAACCCTACGTTTTGCTGAAGGGAGTTCGGATGGCTTGACCTAGCGTCAGGACTACAAGGAAAAGCTTCTCCGTCTGCAGTCTTCACTTTTGCGTCTGGACATCCTTGCAAACAGGTGCTCTTGGTGGTTCGCGTCCGCTAGGCTGTCCGGACAAGTTGCGAACAGGAGCTCTCGGTGGTTTACGTCTTATGGGCTTTCCAGACAGGTATCGAACTCTGACTTTCTATGGCTAGCATCTGAATGCTGATtctagccgtccggacagtatgtAGAAAAACCAAATTTGTTGAGCTGTAAAGTTTCCAAAATATTTCATTCACCAGAACCTTTCATTCTTAGTGATATTCTGTGCAGATCTTGCCTTGTTCAGCCCTTTCTATTCTAGAATAAATATTCTGCAAGAAATCTTATGGAAATACGGTGTCTCTGATATGGCAGTGTTTTGTCATCAAAATgcaaccaataaaaataaacgaACAGTAGATACCTTCCAAATTCCAATGTAACTTATGTTGTCtgtaattgtatatatataaaccaacaGTATATAGGTAACTTATGTTTTCTGTTAAAACTGTTGATTAGATGTTACGTTAaagccaataaaatgatgatacgtgtcactcttaataaaaaaaatataaatatattaaaaatatatatttataaaactaataataataaaaggggtggctgcccaaccGACAACCaactctatctttttttttttttttttttttttattattattagttttataaatatatatttttaatatatttatatttttttaataagagtgacacatgttatcattttattggtactGTCGTTGACACTAACGaaatctgtcaagtgttttaatggaatttgactgaaatcactaaattgttattttggcttaccttgaagacctttgaattattttttattccgcaggaagcgatttgtaatttaggtcaaccacagAGACTAAATTTgcatttatcatatatatatatatatatattttttttttcctttgttcttttgttttaaaattttagtttcgtttagttttttttttttcattttattattattgtttcttattttagtttttaagagaattatGATATTATATGAatgcaattaaaaaatgacatttttggcAGACCTTGGTAAATTGATGTATCACTTTAGTATACTCGTCTCTTTAGTTCATgagacttttttatatttttttttccatatatgATTCTTTATGATTGATGAGAATTGTTAACTTTGGAACTCCTTCATGATATATCTTAATTGATGGCTGCGAACTAAAACGAGTCTGATCTTAACTCCTTGATCTTtaatgttttttgaaatttttcaaaaacatcatGAAAGTTTTTTTGCCTTTCCAAATAAAaagattctttttattttttgaaattctatATTTAAAACTTCATTTTCTAATAGATCAAAAAGACAACGGAAAATatttagatttttaaaatttttctcttCATCCTAATTTGTCTATTTGACAAGATTGGTatagaaatttttaaatttttataacttCGTTGTTTTATCACATAGTTTTTCTGCCAAACAACTCATATGTTGTTTGAACTATGGGTGAAAATGCAGATGTGGTTATCATTTTTAGGTATCCATATCCGCATCAGCGCGGTTATGATCCACTATCCGCGTATGAGGTGATACGCATTTTGGATTACTATATAAA carries:
- the LOC133864975 gene encoding histidine-containing phosphotransfer protein 4-like, translating into MAVNRCRLSRQVVLERQSLFDQGFLDEQFIQLEELQDDANPNFVEEVVTSYYQNTSTVIVIIEQALERSPLDFDKLDSYMYQLKGSSSSFGAKKVKAECTLFREYCRAKNEEGCMRTFQQLKKEYASLKRKLEAYFQIARQPGLTATASRPK